TAcgttggttctcaaatgccttggtactcaaacagcttggaaccccaatactgcaaacccagaagtaagcgttctggtttgagaacttttttcggaagccaaacgtgctccgttttgaatgttacgcttccgatttgagtgccacactcccattttgagtgttatgctgaggtctatctgtttttgctatttattttgcatttttgtttttgcggctctttctttttgtttttgtgtctgtgtggaacccagttcagctactgattgtgttactgcagtacattgtttattactttaattttatggatctatggcctcgttagatagtaaaacaggctaatccattttgcattactttctatgcctgggaaagcgcaccttggttttggaacgctttggttttggaacggactttcagaacagattaagtttgagaaccaaggtaccactgtatttaagggACCGTTTCCTGTGCTTAGAAAGCCAGACTTGGGGAGaacacctttattttatttttttaaagaattgtcaTTATTTCCCAAGTATCAAATAGAAGCACACACATGCGCAAAGACTCCAGAACAAAGAAAAGGCCCCAAAGCTACTAGGAGATGGCATAATAATTATTTCATTGTGGAGCAAATTCAGAAGACAATTATGCTATTGTATTAAGGTGCATGCCTAACCTTCTTTGGACCaggttttggggaggggtggaTGAAGGCTGGTACAGCAATTtacctcccacacacacacacacacacccctaccttcCACCCCAGCAATGGGGCTGCTAGTATGGTTGTGGCTTCGCTGCTCCATCCTTCCCCACCAATTCCCAGGGCATCGGACTTAAAGCatattagaaataataataataataataataataataataataataataataataataataatttatttataccccgcccatctggctgggtttccccagccactctgggcggcttccaatagaaatattagaatacaccaatttcttaaagattaaaagcttccctaactgggctgccttcagatgtcctctaaaagtctggtagttgtttttctctttgacatctagtgggagggcgttccacagggcaggtgccactagcgagaaggccctctgcctggttccctgttacttggcttctcgcagtgagggaaccgccagaaggccctcagcactggacctcagtgtccaggcagagcaatggaggtggagacgctccttcaggtataactGACAAGTCCCCAGATTTTTGAATCGTTAATTGTTTTCCATAATTATCACATATTGAGCTGGAAGTGTCCATCTACCATCATTCATTAGCCTTCTCGTCTCTCAAGGTAGCCATGAATATTAGCAGACAAGATAATGACTCCCAAACATACATATCCAAGCATCCCAGCCGCCCCAAGACTTCTGGCAcctaactgtttgtttgtttgtttgtttgtttgtttgttgtttcaaCCATCACAGCCATATCAACCACCAGACATACATcctataaaatacagtggtaccttgggttgcaaacaGTCCTgcttacgaactccacaaacccggaagtaggtgtcccgggttgtgaactttgccccgggatatGAACGCAATCTGCTTCCGGGGCCACAGGAGGCTTATGTAGGGAATGCAccccttgggttaagaacggacttctggaacgaattaagttcgtaacccgaggtaccactatatatacaTCAGGTGTCTTATATAACAaatcaagaacaaacttagttctTGGTTCTCAACTTTGTGACTCTTTTATAGGTAACGGGAAAGAACAGTGTCAGAACACGAAATTTTTAACATAGCCACACATGGGGAGTTACATTGTTGAATAAAAGCATCAAGCTTATGTAATGTCACTTACATCGCTCCAGCCTCCCCGGTATAAAAATGGAAGAATGAAAGATGCGCCTGTAAGCAGTACTGTCATCACCATTAGGGCACGATGGACCTATCGATAAAAAGTtagttattttaaagaaaatagctTAGTTCAATAGAAGCCAGAGACTCGTTCTTATGCAAAATTCTAGTAACAAGGAACATGGTGGAAGAAAAGCAATCCGTTTAGAATAAAACTGGAGCCTATGCTCTTAAGGAATACACAAAAGGATTTGAGGGAAATCTCACAGAGGGTTGGATTGCAGGACCTtagagatcccttccaactattaTGATTCCTAGCACATCACTTGAAAGCCATCTTCTGGCTTTTCCTCCCACCTGAAACCAGATCTCTTCTCCAAACAGCAATGAATTAGGCCAGACAGGCTTGAAGAATCGGGCAACGATCACACCGATGCTAACAGTGGTCATCCATGCAATGAACATTAATGCACCTGAAAAAGGAGGACACAAAAGGTTCTTGCAAAGAGCTATATAAGTTGCAAAGTAGCCACGATTTAAAAATAACATCAATGTTCACTTTTATGGCTTCAGACATTCAAAGAGCACTTTTCAAGCCGTTATGGTTTCTTTCATCCCCAGCCTGAAATATCAGAAGCTGTTCTTGCACTGCTTCCTATAAAGATGGTATAAATGTTTGCACACCTTCTTCCTCTGAGAAGTTTTTGTGTAGAAAACACAGGGTGTTGCCTGTAAGAGGTCCCACCCAGTGATTTCCGTCGTCGTCCCCTAGCTTCCCATACAGAACTAAAAAGCTTTGAAAGTTCACCTCTTACAGATGCTGCAAGAAGACCCCGCCACCCCAGCTACAAGCCATTGGACCACAGGAGACCTAGCCCATCCTTGCATATGAAACAGAGCATTAGCTTGCCATGAATCTTGATGAGGAGCGGGGAGCGGGATCCTCCAATATCCTTTCCCGGTCCTGTAACGTTAAACTTTCCATCTGTGATCAGAGGCTGCCTGTAGTGTTTATGGATCATACCTCCTGCACAAGAGATGAAGAATAGATGACATGTTAATGGCAAAGGAAGGGTAGGGAGAATTATCTGCATCCTTCTTTAAACGTATGGGACTGCGAAATAGGTTTGGCTAAGAGGTTAGGGATTGGCTCAAGATCACCTAGTGAGCTCTGCAGCAAAGTAAGGATTTGAATCCAAgttggtggacctgtaaaagggtaaaaagagtattgggaaataatttataatgaattggaaaaaagtttgaaagtactttcccaaaaaaactaacagcagagtcctttttgttggggataattcagatgcaaattcccaggtgtcaaaaaaggctatttatgtacGCCACTACTGCgacccgtgttttgttagccccaaaatggaaaacgagcaaggtcccaactaaagaagaatggcaactcaaactgatggaatatgcacagcttgcaggtctaacatatagaataagagaacaagaagaacatacgtttaaagaagattggaaaatgtttgctgaataTATAGGGGGAAACTGTGTACACTtggaaacattggcagcattaagattcAGCAGTGTAAACAAGTCTTGCTGGATGtattaatggaatactgaatggtttagtttatgtaaaatatgcaggaattaaTGATATGCAgattgaaccatggaaagagaagaaggcaagtcattgatattttaaggttgtttattgaatattttaaattgcaaaatggaaaacttaataaaaattacacacacacacacacacagatttgaATCCAAGTCACTCCAAGAGGGCTCCTTTGCCTAACCACAGCCCATAACCAGTAAAGGAACCTTAAGGATTTTTGTCACTTTTCTTTCAGTTCCAAACTTACCTTCACTGACTTCCCCATCTGCCATAAATATATAGTAGTTTGCATCAAGATTAAACCTCCCTTGAAGAGCAGGAAAGCGAATTCTCCTTCTGAAAGAACACTGAATAAGGCCATCAGCCATTCTCCATGACATTTCATCCagagcaggctggggggggggaaataaatcaaTGCCAATTTAACATGTCTACCTTCAAATCTGAATGACCACAAATATaggtggttcttcttcttctccttacaTGTCTAGTGCTGCCATCAAAAGCTTATTGGCTTATCAGAACAAACATTCCGGATCaagggcatagccaggatttttgtcgCAGGGGTGACAGAACCTtggtttgctatgtattttttattgatttttattgattgggtgGGGGAGGCAGCTAGGGCCCATGTTCCTGATCCAAACTGGCTGGATTTTAGGAAGCAACCACAGTGCATTTGAGAGAACCAATGTATTTCTATTGCTAAATTTGGTGTACCTACATAGTGATTTCTCAGCATCACCCTACCAAGAGCCATGGGGATCAGAGTCATTTTTGAAAGCTCAGAATCCACCATACCCATGCTCTGTGGGCAAGAAACTCTTTACCGTTATATTGGAGTGGGTGAGCTGAAAAACGTTTATTCAGATGAAGAATTGGAAGTTCCTTCATTTCttaacttttcttttccttccttccttccttccttccttccttcctttcttctcttctgcatcattgtttttattttacttagatTAACGTTTCAGTTTGGACAGAAAAGATATTTGATAATAATCTTTGTATCTCTCtttataaaatctaataaaaaattatttttttaaaaaagagagaggaactcTTTCCCAAGTGCAATGGAGATCAGACACAAATAAAAGCTGGATCCATGTGCCACCTACCACGCCACCTACAAAGGTgcctcaggctgtgtacacaacatatatttaaagcacatgatttcaCCCAAAGAAGGCTAGTGTAATTTAAATATTGGTGTTAACTGCATTAACTGTGCTTAGGTCTGTCTCTCCAGTTGCCCTTCCCCTGGGTCTGATTTCTGTGATGGGCCTCCTGAAACAGCTTGAAGCTGCAGGATTCTGAAATGACtcatttcaccaccaccaccaccctttctcactAGAGGGAGAAGTGAGTTTTTTGAGCATGTGTGTATGTTGGCTGATATATATAGCCAGAAGCAACCAGCAGCGTTGCATGCAGTTTGAGTCTCTTTGCCATTTTTCCCTCAGCCTCCTAAGATGAGGTTACTGTACttagtttaaacaaacaaaattcttccagtagcaccttagagaccaactaagtttgtcgttggtatgagctttcgtgggcatgcacacttcttcagatacttcttcaggtatctgaagaagtgtgcatgcacacaaaagctcataaatgacaaacttagttggtctctaaggtgctactggaagggggggggaattattttgtttcgactacaccagaccaacacctGTAACTGTACTTAGTTTGTTAGCGGTGTGTAGGTTACAATGTATCAGAATCTCCTAACTGCATTCATGTAACGTGAATCTTGATGATTTGCGGCAATAAAATGCTTTGCTTTGAACTATGTGGGCAAAGAgttttcttcaacatcaactctgAAACGCCCCGACAACATAAAAGGGCAAAGATCCCAAAGCTTTGCTGTGTTGTTCTGCTAATTACACTGGTATAGGTGCGATCTTAAAATGTTATCAAAGAATCCTGGacactgtagttggttaagggtgcagTGAATTGTGAGTAATGTaccaattcccaggattctttggggaaagccaaagAAGCCAACATGTGTAGGACGGTCATTGTCTACCATAGGAACATGATGGATTCAATCCTATAattggcatttaaaaataaaaaagtgtccaAGGAACAAATTTTGGGAAACAAAAGACAAGCTTGTTAAAGCctcaatgacacactgggcaatagatataggacactATACAGATTTTAACCTCTGGGGAAAACTCTGGAAAAGTGacttgaagtttacagcatgttattctttgaaggagaactacctgaaaatgattcacaggtggtatttaactccgagtaggcttgctaagatgtgtaagtctgaatcagataagtgctggagatgcaaagaggtggagggaacattatttcatatgtggtggacttgtaaaagggtaaaagagtactgggaaattatccataatgaattgaggggggggggagtttaagagtactttcccccaaaaaaccagagtcctttctgtcggggataattcagactgaaattcccaggtgtcaaaaaaggttatttctgtatgctactactgcggcccgtgttttgttagccccaaaatggaaaacgagatAGGTCTCACCTAAAgcagaatggcaacttaagctgacagaatatgcacaactcacaggcttaacatatagaataaaagaacaagaagaacatatgtgtAAACAActgtgtaaacaagttttgatggatgcagtaatggaatactgagtggtatagtttttgtaaaatatgcaaagatttatgatatgtaacatgaaccatggaaagaaaagaagggaagtcactgatatcttaaggatgtaaaatcttaaggatgtaaaaagagtattttaaattgcaaaacagaaataaaatattaataaatatatatatatctcaaaacACAAATACCTCTGAATCAAAATCTGGATAAGCACGTCCAGTTAAAGAAGCTGTCTTGATGTCAACGTGGTGACTGTCACTAATGCAGAGATAGGCATCGTCACCACCACCCTGCAAATAACGTCAAAGAGATTgttaaatggcatttccaggcaggcaggcagctctcCATGTCTGCACGGGCCCTGGCTACACAGCCAAGACAAATGGGCGTTCATGAAAGCCTATCCAGAATTGGCTCACCATTTAAGGACACATTCACTGAAGTTCCTATTTTAACAACCCCATAGAGTCAATTCAGCTTTAACTTGCACAGGTAGTAAGGGGCTGCAAACTCTGGCAGCAACATGATGCAAGCCCCTAGgtcctaagacaggcatccccaaactttggccctccagatgttttggactacaattcccatcttccccaaccactggtcctgttagctagggatcatgggagttgtaggccaaaacatctggagggccgcactttggggatgcctgtcctaggagTTTGGGAGCACATACAAAAATGAGCTCTCAGGATCTGTCCTACCACCAATACAAAGAACAGCACGTCGGAAGACTTTATTCGCCACTCTTGTAAAAACCCCTTCATTCAAGCAGATCCCTGTATGCTATACAAAACAAAATCGATTTGATAAAGTATGTTATCAATGAAATGTGCTTTGTACATCTCATACTTATCCAATATTGGTGCGAGCAGTCATGCAGTTGGAAATGCGTGTTTGCCCTGGATACTCATGGAAGGGAACTTCTAAGTAATTGCAGCTCCCTTGCTCAAGTATATTCTGGCTTTTTTATGGTTCATTCTTATTTCTAGTTTTAGGATTATGCCCAGAAGACTATGCAAATTCCCCAGATTGGCAGTAGGATCCGACTGGAAAATAATGTTTACGAACCATCCACTGGTCATGAGACAGTGCAAATGCAATATAGCCATCGCTAGGACCACTCATTTCCACCACAATCAAGTCAAGATGGTCTCGTTTGAAAGACAGAAAGAAGCAGTCACGGGCTCCAGGATCGCAGTCGGAAGGGTTTCTCACACAGAACTTGTTGCTGCCACAGTCCGATGCACTGAACTAAGGAAGACAAGAAGCCAAATTGCATTACCTAATAGATCACTACTTGAGAAATGGCTGACGTTCTGGAAAATGCACTCGCGCCGTTGCAGGATTTTAAGGGGAAACCGTTTCCCACAACCTCAGATTTCTACCCAGCAATTACATTTAGTTTCTCTGGCCATTATTAAGCTGCAAGCCTCAAACTGACATCATTCAAACTCTGTAATTTTGGGTGCAAACTACAATCCCACTCTTGTCTTAGTCAGGCAGCTATGTTAATTGTTCGAAACTTTGCATTAGCTGGAGTATAATTAAAGGCTTTCTGAATCATACCAAACTGCTCCAGATAATTACACAAGATCTGTAAAGATTAAAAAGGAGGTCCATGTGGATTTTAATGAGGAGAAAGAATGGAAAACAGTCTGTTCATTTTGCAGGAGGccaagtgcaaaaaaaaaaaacatgctacAGCCAATAATCATTTAAAGAGGTTACCCTAAAGTTCAGTATTGGAGGCAACAAGATCCATCTAAGTTTCTGAAATGGCAGGAATGATAGTTAATACTTGACAAGAGACAAGAAGACTGAAAGGAAATCTAATTTATAGCTGCTATACCCAAAAAGGTGAACAAGATTCAATATAAACCAGATGACTGATGCAATCGATTCATGAAGAGGATTAAAAGTGTGGTTTCATTGTTTGAAAATCTGTGTAAAGGCCGGCACCTATTTCTGCACTTGCGTTTGAGCCAAGGATTAGGCATTGAACAGGGGAAAATGCTGAGCCTTGGGCATAAGACTTCAGATCACCTTGAGCCCCATTTGTTATGAAGATTCTTAATGCAAGAAATCTTATCAGCCAATATATAATTCATGTGACCAAGATGTGATAAGGCCCAGTCATATTGCACACTCCTTCCGGTGGCTCATGTCCACCACCGGGCGGCCGGAACATGGAGTTTGAACAAAATTATAGCCCTGGAAGCACATCTAGTGAGGAGTTACGGTGCATTCTAGCACCATCCACCCAGATCTGGCTATGGTAGTTTGGAGCCAATCCATGCATTCCTCAGCACACACCAAACAGTCAACCGTGAAGGCTGATGCAAAATGCAGTTGGGGCTGTCCTCAGCATGGGTCAAAGGGGCTCTTatggggctgccatatgtccaggattTCCTGGaaattaccgggatttcaaaggcgaaAGTGACGTCTGGGGCGAATTTCCAGAAGGCGGTGGTTTGTCCTGGATTTTCGGCAAGTAAACTGAGAAATCGTGGGGGGGTTGTGTTTTCGACAACTTTGGGgatcttcctaaaaaaagctttcagggtatcctggtttttacttttggaaatatggcaaccctaggctcagtgggagGGGAGTGTGTGACTGAATGCCCCAACTCTTTTTCAGACTGCCATCTTCCCTGACGAAGTCACATTTTACTAAAATCCAAACAGCTCCGTTCATGAGCTCAGCACTACTTACTGGTTGGGTTAGATGAGAAACAGGCAGAGAAGTTCCAACAGTCACCTCAGTCACCACAGGTGTTGCCAGGGTTGGTGCATTGGGCTGGGAGATTGTAGGACCTGGAATTTTTACCCAAAAGACTCTAAATCTTTCTACAACAGTGACTCTGAAAACAAGACAAAAAGGAGAGATTTGAACCAAAAACATGTACTGTTCTCTTCCACATAGAACAAGTCCTTCCTGAAATCCaaaacagatgttttggaccagctTTCTTTAACCTGATGCCCTCAAGGTGTTGTTGGGGGTCcatttccatcagtcccagccagcatgcccaatggtcagggatgatagcagTTGTCTGCAGTGCCCCAAGTTGGGGAAGACTGCTACATATTTATTCAGGAAATAACCTTTGACCTTATACCATTGCAAGAGAGTAATGGTTGCCACCAGTCAGGGTGGCGTGGGCCTGTCACCCAGAGTTTCAAATTGGTAGCAGGTGTTCAGTTGGACAATGGAGAAAGATGTGCACACCGAAGACTTGGTTGGTACATTTCCCTGCAAATATTAGCAAGCTCTGTGTGTCAAACTGCCTTCACCATCCAAATgctttagactacagctcccatcagccccaaccattgTAGTCCTGCTGGCTTGgcttgatgggaactgtagttcaaagtATCTAGACAGCACCAGGTTGGTAAAGGCTGATGCAGAAAATCAAAACAAGGCCACAAGCTTGTCATGCAGAGGTTTCAACTAGCCTCGCCACACAGGCAGGGAAGCCCATCACCAATGGGCTTAATCCTCtgcacaaacaaataaaaacattgaatAAGTGGAAGTGGGCCGTCTCTTAACATCTGAAACATGACAgctttctagggttgccagactcaatagaggacaggactcctgtgcctttgattgccctgctctcttttgagtctggaaaccttaaagagaaaccagcagaccctttgcttggaaattaaaaggtttccagactcaaaagagagcagggcaattaaaggcacagaagtcctgtcctctattgagtctggcaaccctacagctTTCAGGAAAGAGAAGTctaaaagaaatattttgaaaGCCACAGGAATACAGATGCAACAGTGGTTTTGGTGATACAACAgtgatgttatttttttaaagtcatatttATATTGATTTCCTTTTACAGAATATCAGAAGCAGGCTTTTAAAAGAGGGAAGGCCTGTACTCAGAACATAAAGATGTTCAAGacttataggaacataggaagttgctatTTAAAAGGtcaaggtaaagaacccctggacggttaagtccagtcaaaggcaactatggagtgtgttcctcaactcgctttcaggccgagggagccagcgtttgtccacagacgctttccgggtcatgtggccaacatgactaaacccct
The genomic region above belongs to Zootoca vivipara chromosome 7, rZooViv1.1, whole genome shotgun sequence and contains:
- the FRRS1 gene encoding ferric-chelate reductase 1; translated protein: MESPGVALMLWVFACLSGPSTGFPNGKVTEACETMMPLHGHSLPQRFPKHTVEVNVTEFKPGDRVKVSLSGPVFEGFFLQARNAENLEGPAIGSFALADRKRSQVLTCGRVKNSAVSHTSKSKKSHLDAYWIAPRDAPKRIQFLVTVVERFRVFWVKIPGPTISQPNAPTLATPVVTEVTVGTSLPVSHLTQPFSASDCGSNKFCVRNPSDCDPGARDCFFLSFKRDHLDLIVVEMSGPSDGYIAFALSHDQWMGGGDDAYLCISDSHHVDIKTASLTGRAYPDFDSEPALDEMSWRMADGLIQCSFRRRIRFPALQGRFNLDANYYIFMADGEVSEGGMIHKHYRQPLITDGKFNVTGPGKDIGGSRSPLLIKIHGALMFIAWMTTVSIGVIVARFFKPVWPNSLLFGEEIWFQVHRALMVMTVLLTGASFILPFLYRGGWSDQAGFHPYLGCMLMALAIFQPLMAGFRPPPQAPRREIFNWLHWSTGTTARILAVVVIFLGMDLPALNLPDPWDTYTMMGFVAWHVGTDVLLEIHGYCLIHKVQVLEDDRIQILQSITTAEAQGHTFKKTVLFIYIGGNVAFLITFLTAIVNV